One window from the genome of Prinia subflava isolate CZ2003 ecotype Zambia chromosome 2, Cam_Psub_1.2, whole genome shotgun sequence encodes:
- the POPDC3 gene encoding popeye domain-containing protein 3, translating to MGENASFWESLIYAHPTCTTWKQEAEGSIYHLASIFFVVGFMGGSGFFGLLYVFSLLGLGFLCSSVWAWLDVCAADIFSWNFALFAICFVQFVYVTYQVRSVAFDREFQELYSALFQPLGISLTVYRKIVLCCDAEVITLEKEHCYAMQGKTPIDKLSLLVSGRIRVTVDGEFLHYIFPLQFLDSPEWDSLRPTEEGIFQVTLTAETDCRYVAWRRKKLYLLFAKHRFISRLFSILIGSDIAEKLYALNDRVHVGQGFRYDIRLPNFYHVALPETPPVQPCQPSHRLQRGSPRRKPAAATNCGSFLAPS from the exons ATGGGAGAAAATGCAAGTTTTTGGGAAAGTTTGATATATGCACATCCTACATGTACCACTTGGAAGCAAGAGGCAGAGGGATCTATCTACCACCTAGCcagtattttctttgttgtgGGCTTCATGGGTGGAAGTGGATTCTTTGGGCTTCTCTACGTCTTCAGCTTGCTTGGACTGGgctttctctgctcctctgtttGGGCTTGGCTGGATGTGTGTGCTGCTGATATATTCTCCTGGAATTTTGCACTGTTCGCGATATGCTTCGTCCAGTTCGTTTACGTTACCTACCAAGTCCGGAGTGTTGCCTTTGACAGGGAATTCCAGGAACTCTACAGTGCTCTCTTCCAGCCTCTGGGAATTTCCTTGACTGTGTACAGGAAGATTGTCTTGTGCTGCGATGCAGAAGTGATTACCCTGGAGAAGGAACATTGTTACGCCATGCAGGGCAAAACCCCTATTGACAAACTGTCCTTGCTTGTGTCAGGCAG GATCAGAGTGACTGTTGACGGGGAGTTTCTGCattatatttttcctcttcaattTCTGGACTCTCCTGAATGGGATTCACTGAGGCCCACAGAAGAGGGAATTTTCCAG GTCACACTCACAGCAGAGACAGATTGTCGGTACGTGGcctggaggaggaagaagcTCTACCTGCTGTTCGCTAAACACCGCTTCATCTCTCGCCTGTTCTCAATTTTAATCGGGAGCGACATCGCTGAAAAACTGTATGCCCTGAACGACAGGGTGCACGTGGGGCAGGGCTTCAGGTACGACATCCGCCTGCCCAACTTCTACCACGTTGCCCTGCCGGAGACCCCCCCcgtgcagccctgccagccctcccaCCGCCTCCAGCGAGGCTCCCCCCGGCGCAAGCCCGCCGCGGCCACAAACTGCGGCTCCTTCCTCGCACCCTCCTAG